A stretch of Channa argus isolate prfri chromosome 16, Channa argus male v1.0, whole genome shotgun sequence DNA encodes these proteins:
- the srrm1 gene encoding serine/arginine repetitive matrix protein 1 isoform X5 has product MDAGFFRGTSAEQDNRFSNKHKKLLKQLKFAECLDKKVDMTKVNLEVIKPWITQRVTEILGFEDDVVIEFIFNQLEEKHPDGKVMQINLTGFLNGKNAREFMKDLWPLLLSAQENIAGIPSAFLEQKKEEIKQRQIEQEKLASLKKGDDDKKEKDRDTRERAQSKSPRRRKTRSPSPRRRSPVKRERKRSHSRSPQRKPSPVAGSSPPPPLMQLPPKPMEQHPDPDTSGRAMPEPVIQEASSTCDRVVEVVKPDSVTQVKDPSPEKIHKKEERPRSREREKDSRRERPHHRSRSRSRRRRSRSRSYSPRRRQSPRRRMSPRRRQSPPRRGPISSRHRHRRSPVRRRRSRSASCSGSSSSGSPSPKKAMKRVSSTPPRKQVHPPDASISPLGRDRRSQSPRARRSRGSASPPRSSGLKRKQGARGDSPFDSAKPRPSEGSESEEDKNEKGATADSVQQRRQYRRQNQQSSSDTGSSSSEDEGPKRSTAGPSARNGEVRRRRSRTPSPRRRHREASPRKRRSPSPGRRRRSPSPPRRRRSPSPPRRRSPSPPPHFRSSSPRRYSPPIQRRYSPSPLPPQKRKLSSSPSKRSSPGVKRRPSRSPKRRSSPPQRRRTPPSSSSPPRHRRSPMLPSARSSRDTRSPMGAASRLSPSPANRSRPVRGSISPHGRFEMSSASPSNQRRQQSPSHSSKPIRRVSRTPEPRNHQRPSRSPQPMRRASSRSRSVSPQPAIQKGPAPASGSPSPSRSVSGSPPPAKKASSGSGSRSPSKNSDIDASGKKKKKKKEKKHKKDKKHKKHKKHKKEKSGATGSGDGQDNQGVEEDGDSRKSTFYSGIGK; this is encoded by the exons ATGGACGCGGGATTCTTCCGc ggCACGAGTGCTGAGCAAGACAACCGTTTCAGCAACAAGCACAAGAAACTGCTGAAGCAGCTGAAATTTGCAGAATGTCTGGACAAGAAG gtGGACATGACCAAAGTCAACCTGGAAGTCATCAAACCATGGATTACTCAGCGGGTAACCGAGATTCTGGGGTTCGAGGACGACGTCGTCATTGAGTTCATATTTAACCAGCTTGAGGAAAAG CACCCGGATGGTAAGGTGATGCAGATCAACCTGACTGGCTTCCTGAATGGGAAGAATGCCCGGGAGTTCATGAAGGACCTGTGGCCCCTGCTGCTGAGTGCTCAAGAGAACATTGCCGGCATTCCATCTGCTTTTCTTGaacagaagaaagaggaaattaAACAGAGACAG ATTGAACAGGAGAAGCTTGCTTCGTTAAAAAAGGGTGATGATGATAAGAAGGAAAAGGACAGGGACACCAGAGAAAGGGCTCAGTCAAAGAGCCCAAGAAg GCGGAAGACAAGATCACCGTCACCTCGGCGAAGGTCACCAGTAAAACGGGAAAGGAAACGTAGCCACTCGCGCTCCCCACAACGCAAACCTAGTCCAGTTGCTGGCAGTTCACCCCCTCCACCCCTAATGCAGCTGCCCCCGAAACCAATGGAACAGCATCCAGATCCAGATACATCAGGAAGAGCAATGCCAGAACCAGTCATCCAAGAAGCTTCTTCCACATG TGACAGAGTTGTGGAGGTGGTGAAACCAGACTCGGTGACTCAAGTCAAAGACCCCTCTCCAGAGAAAATCCATAAAAAAGAGGAAAGGCCCAGGTCCCGGGAAAGGGAGAAGGACAGCAGAAGGGAACGACCTCACCACCGTTCACGTTCTCGCTCCCGCAGACGACGCTCACGTTCAAG ATCTTACTCTCCTCGTAGACGGCAGAGTCCCAGGAGGAGAATGTCTCCCCGTAGACGGCAGAGTCCCCCCAGACGTGGGCCCATTAGCTCCCGACACAGACATAGGCGCTCTCCTGTCCGCAG GAGACGCTCTCGCTCTGCTTCATGCTCTGGTAGCAGCTCATCTGGTTCTCCCTCACCTAAGAAAGCAATGAAAAGAGTATCTAGCACACCACCTCGAAAGCAGGTTCATCCTCCTGACGCATCCATTAGCCCCTTAGGTAGAGACAGACGATCACAGTCTCCACGGGCCAGAAGGAGTCGGGGCTCTGCTTCCCCACCCAGATCATCtg GTTTGAAGCGAAAGCAAGGAGCAAGGGGTGACTCTCCATTTGATAGTGCTAAGCCCAGGCCGTCTGAAGGTTCTGAGTCAG AGGAGGATAAAAATGAGAAAGGGGCAACAGCAGATTCGGTGCAGCAGCGACGTCAGTATCGCAGGCAGAATCAACAGTCGTCTTCAG ATACAGGATCTTCTTCCTCAGAAGATGAGGGGCCCAAGAGGTCCACAGCAGGGCCAAGTGCTAGAAATGGTGAAGTCAGGAGAAGGCGTAGTCGTACACCTTCCCCACGCAGACGACATAGGGAGGCCTCTCCAAG GAAAAGACGTTCTCCATCTCCTGGACGCAGACGTCGCTCCCCTTCACCCCCACGACGTCGCAGATCTCCTTCTCCCCCTAGACGGAG GtctccttctccacctcctcatTTTAGATCTTCATCTCCCCGACGATATTCTCCCCCCATTCAACGTCGCTACAGCCCCTCACCTTTGCCTCCACAAAAGCGGAAGCTGTCTAGCTCTCCATCTAAACGCTCTTCACCAGGGGTCAAGCGACGCCCCTCTAGGTCCCCTAAGCGCCGAAGCTCTCCTCCTCAGAGGAGACGCACAcctccatcttcttcttcaCCACCCAGACACAGGAGGAGCCCCATGTTGCCTTCTGCTCGTTCAAGCAGGGATACACGATCCCCTATGGGAGCAGCCAGCCGCCTCTCCCCATCACCTGCAAACCGAAGTCGCCCTGTTAGGGGTTCCATCAGTCCTCATGGGCGTTTTGAAATGTCTAGTGCATCTCCATCTAACCAGCGGAGACAGCAGTCCCCTTCACACAGTAGCAAACCGATTCGTAGGGTGTCCCGCACTCCAGAGCCTCGCAACCACCAGAG GCCCTCTCGCAGCCCACAGCCTATGAGAAGAGCATCTTCTAGATCGAGATCTGTTTCTCCTCAGCCAGCAATTCAGAAAGGTCCAGCTCCTGCATCTGGCTCCCCCTCACCATCTCGCTCTGTCAGTGGGTCCCCACCTCCAGCCAAAAAGGCCAGCAGTGGTTCCGGGAGTCGGTCCCCAAGCAAG aaTTCTGATATTGATGCtagtggaaagaaaaagaagaagaagaaggaaaaaaagcataagaaagacaagaaacataAGAAGCACAAGAAGCACAAAAAGGAGAAGAGTGGCGCAACTGGGAGTGGAGATGGACAAGATAACCAGGGtgtggaggaggatggagaTTCAAGAAAA TCTACCTTTTATTCAGGAATCGGAAAGTGA
- the srrm1 gene encoding serine/arginine repetitive matrix protein 1 isoform X4, producing MDAGFFRGTSAEQDNRFSNKHKKLLKQLKFAECLDKKVDMTKVNLEVIKPWITQRVTEILGFEDDVVIEFIFNQLEEKHPDGKVMQINLTGFLNGKNAREFMKDLWPLLLSAQENIAGIPSAFLEQKKEEIKQRQIEQEKLASLKKGDDDKKEKDRDTRERAQSKSPRRRKTRSPSPRRRSPVKRERKRSHSRSPQRKPSPVAGSSPPPPLMQLPPKPMEQHPDPDTSGRAMPEPVIQEASSTCDRVVEVVKPDSVTQVKDPSPEKIHKKEERPRSREREKDSRRERPHHRSRSRSRRRRSRSRSYSPRRRQSPRRRMSPRRRQSPPRRGPISSRHRHRRSPVRRRRSRSASCSGSSSSGSPSPKKAMKRVSSTPPRKQVHPPDASISPLGRDRRSQSPRARRSRGSASPPRSSGLKRKQGARGDSPFDSAKPRPSEGSESEEDKNEKGATADSVQQRRQYRRQNQQSSSDTGSSSSEDEGPKRSTAGPSARNGEVRRRRSRTPSPRRRHREASPRKRRSPSPGRRRRSPSPPRRRRSPSPPRRRSPSPPPHFRSSSPRRYSPPIQRRYSPSPLPPQKRKLSSSPSKRSSPGVKRRPSRSPKRRSSPPQRRRTPPSSSSPPRHRRSPMLPSARSSRDTRSPMGAASRLSPSPANRSRPVRGSISPHGRFEMSSASPSNQRRQQSPSHSSKPIRRVSRTPEPRNHQRPSRSPQPMRRASSRSRSVSPQPAIQKGPAPASGSPSPSRSVSGSPPPAKKASSGSGSRSPSKNSDIDASGKKKKKKKEKKHKKDKKHKKHKKHKKEKSGATGSGDGQDNQGVEEDGDSRKVKSASLKSTFYSGIGK from the exons ATGGACGCGGGATTCTTCCGc ggCACGAGTGCTGAGCAAGACAACCGTTTCAGCAACAAGCACAAGAAACTGCTGAAGCAGCTGAAATTTGCAGAATGTCTGGACAAGAAG gtGGACATGACCAAAGTCAACCTGGAAGTCATCAAACCATGGATTACTCAGCGGGTAACCGAGATTCTGGGGTTCGAGGACGACGTCGTCATTGAGTTCATATTTAACCAGCTTGAGGAAAAG CACCCGGATGGTAAGGTGATGCAGATCAACCTGACTGGCTTCCTGAATGGGAAGAATGCCCGGGAGTTCATGAAGGACCTGTGGCCCCTGCTGCTGAGTGCTCAAGAGAACATTGCCGGCATTCCATCTGCTTTTCTTGaacagaagaaagaggaaattaAACAGAGACAG ATTGAACAGGAGAAGCTTGCTTCGTTAAAAAAGGGTGATGATGATAAGAAGGAAAAGGACAGGGACACCAGAGAAAGGGCTCAGTCAAAGAGCCCAAGAAg GCGGAAGACAAGATCACCGTCACCTCGGCGAAGGTCACCAGTAAAACGGGAAAGGAAACGTAGCCACTCGCGCTCCCCACAACGCAAACCTAGTCCAGTTGCTGGCAGTTCACCCCCTCCACCCCTAATGCAGCTGCCCCCGAAACCAATGGAACAGCATCCAGATCCAGATACATCAGGAAGAGCAATGCCAGAACCAGTCATCCAAGAAGCTTCTTCCACATG TGACAGAGTTGTGGAGGTGGTGAAACCAGACTCGGTGACTCAAGTCAAAGACCCCTCTCCAGAGAAAATCCATAAAAAAGAGGAAAGGCCCAGGTCCCGGGAAAGGGAGAAGGACAGCAGAAGGGAACGACCTCACCACCGTTCACGTTCTCGCTCCCGCAGACGACGCTCACGTTCAAG ATCTTACTCTCCTCGTAGACGGCAGAGTCCCAGGAGGAGAATGTCTCCCCGTAGACGGCAGAGTCCCCCCAGACGTGGGCCCATTAGCTCCCGACACAGACATAGGCGCTCTCCTGTCCGCAG GAGACGCTCTCGCTCTGCTTCATGCTCTGGTAGCAGCTCATCTGGTTCTCCCTCACCTAAGAAAGCAATGAAAAGAGTATCTAGCACACCACCTCGAAAGCAGGTTCATCCTCCTGACGCATCCATTAGCCCCTTAGGTAGAGACAGACGATCACAGTCTCCACGGGCCAGAAGGAGTCGGGGCTCTGCTTCCCCACCCAGATCATCtg GTTTGAAGCGAAAGCAAGGAGCAAGGGGTGACTCTCCATTTGATAGTGCTAAGCCCAGGCCGTCTGAAGGTTCTGAGTCAG AGGAGGATAAAAATGAGAAAGGGGCAACAGCAGATTCGGTGCAGCAGCGACGTCAGTATCGCAGGCAGAATCAACAGTCGTCTTCAG ATACAGGATCTTCTTCCTCAGAAGATGAGGGGCCCAAGAGGTCCACAGCAGGGCCAAGTGCTAGAAATGGTGAAGTCAGGAGAAGGCGTAGTCGTACACCTTCCCCACGCAGACGACATAGGGAGGCCTCTCCAAG GAAAAGACGTTCTCCATCTCCTGGACGCAGACGTCGCTCCCCTTCACCCCCACGACGTCGCAGATCTCCTTCTCCCCCTAGACGGAG GtctccttctccacctcctcatTTTAGATCTTCATCTCCCCGACGATATTCTCCCCCCATTCAACGTCGCTACAGCCCCTCACCTTTGCCTCCACAAAAGCGGAAGCTGTCTAGCTCTCCATCTAAACGCTCTTCACCAGGGGTCAAGCGACGCCCCTCTAGGTCCCCTAAGCGCCGAAGCTCTCCTCCTCAGAGGAGACGCACAcctccatcttcttcttcaCCACCCAGACACAGGAGGAGCCCCATGTTGCCTTCTGCTCGTTCAAGCAGGGATACACGATCCCCTATGGGAGCAGCCAGCCGCCTCTCCCCATCACCTGCAAACCGAAGTCGCCCTGTTAGGGGTTCCATCAGTCCTCATGGGCGTTTTGAAATGTCTAGTGCATCTCCATCTAACCAGCGGAGACAGCAGTCCCCTTCACACAGTAGCAAACCGATTCGTAGGGTGTCCCGCACTCCAGAGCCTCGCAACCACCAGAG GCCCTCTCGCAGCCCACAGCCTATGAGAAGAGCATCTTCTAGATCGAGATCTGTTTCTCCTCAGCCAGCAATTCAGAAAGGTCCAGCTCCTGCATCTGGCTCCCCCTCACCATCTCGCTCTGTCAGTGGGTCCCCACCTCCAGCCAAAAAGGCCAGCAGTGGTTCCGGGAGTCGGTCCCCAAGCAAG aaTTCTGATATTGATGCtagtggaaagaaaaagaagaagaagaaggaaaaaaagcataagaaagacaagaaacataAGAAGCACAAGAAGCACAAAAAGGAGAAGAGTGGCGCAACTGGGAGTGGAGATGGACAAGATAACCAGGGtgtggaggaggatggagaTTCAAGAAAAGTAAAGAGTGCATCTTTAAAA TCTACCTTTTATTCAGGAATCGGAAAGTGA